The following proteins are encoded in a genomic region of Corallococcus silvisoli:
- a CDS encoding social motility and stimulation tgl protein, whose product MFTIDERYRGLPASRDQVLALHLALNTPHVAIPGKQAGPAQAFVVGLRGGQGAGVFVYLYLVEAGDCAVYVSGRRIQSADELREDEDDALAFVESLGFMMDNANWRAAAPAQQDEWLKTLPVFFREPTLVPAVKARAEEKRNVATTLGRFLAAF is encoded by the coding sequence GTGTTCACCATCGACGAGCGCTACCGGGGCCTTCCCGCGAGCCGCGACCAGGTGCTCGCGCTGCACCTGGCCCTCAACACTCCGCACGTGGCCATCCCCGGCAAGCAGGCGGGGCCCGCGCAGGCCTTCGTGGTGGGGCTTCGGGGCGGGCAGGGCGCGGGCGTCTTCGTGTACCTGTACCTCGTGGAGGCGGGCGACTGCGCGGTGTACGTGTCCGGCCGGCGCATCCAGTCCGCGGATGAGCTGCGCGAGGACGAGGACGACGCGCTCGCGTTCGTGGAGTCGCTGGGCTTCATGATGGACAACGCGAACTGGCGCGCCGCGGCCCCCGCGCAGCAGGACGAGTGGCTCAAGACGCTGCCCGTGTTCTTCCGGGAGCCCACGCTCGTGCCCGCCGTGAAGGCCCGCGCCGAAGAGAAGCGCAACGTCGCCACCACCCTGGGCCGCTTCCTGGCCGCGTTCTGA
- a CDS encoding lytic transglycosylase domain-containing protein, with product MSGPAASGGRSLGTRFFAGLHALSSGCSRLPLLAGVALVVSARVVPLLEEPTPQPVVPEVVGMESASEEAVLIDAVLAKRAPDLGLTLRRRLGQAIDEESRRTGYDPLLVLALIDVESDFEEESISEKGARGLMQIKPSTLHFLAEKEGLRLSREEVVSDPAVCVRLGIRYLRSLQGRFGGDLDLALMAYNAGPTRIRDAMRAGELEKFRRYPRAVRRDFRRFREGHGLGGDWALAQRELPPEASGASPTAAP from the coding sequence GTGAGTGGACCCGCCGCCTCGGGCGGCAGGTCGCTGGGGACGCGGTTCTTCGCGGGGCTGCATGCCCTGAGCAGTGGGTGCTCCCGGCTCCCCTTGCTCGCGGGTGTGGCGCTCGTGGTGTCCGCGCGGGTGGTGCCTCTCCTGGAGGAGCCCACCCCCCAGCCCGTGGTCCCCGAGGTGGTGGGGATGGAGTCCGCCTCCGAGGAGGCGGTCCTCATCGACGCGGTGCTGGCCAAGCGGGCCCCGGATCTGGGCCTCACGTTGCGCCGGCGGTTGGGGCAGGCCATCGACGAGGAGTCCCGCCGCACGGGGTATGACCCGCTGTTGGTGCTGGCGCTCATCGACGTGGAGTCCGACTTCGAGGAGGAATCCATCTCCGAGAAGGGGGCCCGGGGCCTGATGCAGATCAAGCCCAGCACGTTGCACTTCCTGGCGGAGAAGGAAGGGCTGAGGCTGTCGCGCGAGGAAGTGGTGTCCGACCCGGCCGTCTGCGTGCGCCTGGGCATCCGCTACCTGCGCTCGCTCCAGGGGCGTTTCGGCGGAGACCTGGACCTGGCGCTGATGGCGTACAACGCCGGCCCCACGCGCATCCGGGACGCCATGCGGGCCGGGGAGCTGGAGAAGTTCCGCCGCTACCCGCGTGCCGTGCGGCGCGACTTTCGCCGCTTCCGCGAGGGCCACGGCCTGGGCGGGGACTGGGCGCTCGCGCAGCGGGAGCTGCCTCCCGAAGCGTCTGGCGCGTCTCCGACCGCGGCGCCCTGA
- a CDS encoding carbohydrate kinase family protein, which yields MHEAGSLDVVCVGETLVDFLPVAGGASRVRDVEAWRPSPGGSPANVSVGLARLGLRSAMVGVVGADEFGHFLRERLAADGVDVSRLRQVDHARTGLLFVSLDARGERTFTYFRTRSAEFLLDDSDVDGDFVRCAKAVHCGSNSLLLPEAREAMVRMLTLARDAGMLVSCDPNLRLHVWSQPEELRVLLGRMLPLCTVVKLSEEEVSFATGATTPEDALRVLAGQGVRLPVVTLGERGAVFLWRGEVISIPAPQVTVVDTTGAGDGFVSAMLHGLVRWYGDARSLEDATREELSALMAFAASVGARVVTKLGALAALPLASEVEGLLPVRPPRPDAARRAAR from the coding sequence ATGCACGAGGCCGGATCGCTGGACGTGGTGTGTGTCGGCGAGACGCTGGTGGACTTCCTTCCCGTGGCGGGCGGCGCCTCGCGCGTGCGGGACGTGGAGGCATGGCGGCCTTCGCCCGGGGGCTCTCCGGCCAATGTCTCCGTGGGGCTCGCGCGGCTGGGGCTGCGCTCGGCGATGGTGGGCGTGGTGGGCGCGGACGAGTTCGGCCACTTCCTGAGGGAGCGGCTGGCGGCGGACGGCGTGGACGTGAGCCGCCTGCGGCAGGTGGACCACGCGCGCACGGGCCTGCTGTTCGTTTCCCTGGATGCTCGCGGCGAGCGGACGTTCACGTACTTCCGGACGCGTTCAGCGGAGTTCCTGCTGGATGACTCGGACGTGGATGGGGACTTCGTGCGGTGCGCGAAGGCGGTGCACTGCGGCTCCAACTCGCTGCTGCTGCCGGAGGCGCGTGAGGCCATGGTGCGCATGCTCACCCTGGCGCGCGACGCCGGGATGCTGGTGAGCTGTGATCCGAACCTGCGGTTGCACGTGTGGAGCCAGCCGGAGGAGCTGCGAGTCCTCCTGGGGCGCATGCTCCCGTTGTGCACGGTGGTGAAGCTGTCCGAGGAAGAGGTGTCCTTCGCGACGGGGGCGACGACGCCCGAGGACGCCCTGCGCGTCCTGGCGGGGCAGGGCGTGCGGCTTCCGGTGGTGACGCTGGGCGAGCGCGGGGCGGTGTTCCTCTGGCGCGGCGAGGTCATCTCCATTCCCGCGCCCCAGGTCACGGTGGTCGATACGACCGGCGCGGGTGACGGCTTCGTGTCCGCGATGCTTCACGGACTGGTGCGCTGGTACGGCGATGCGCGTTCGCTGGAGGACGCGACCCGCGAAGAGCTGAGCGCGCTGATGGCCTTCGCCGCCAGCGTGGGGGCGAGGGTGGTCACGAAGCTGGGCGCGTTGGCGGCACTGCCCCTGGCGTCCGAGGTGGAGGGCCTCCTCCCCGTGCGACCGCCCCGGCCCGACGCCGCGCGACGCGCCGCGCGCTGA
- a CDS encoding phasin family protein yields MDNNTEAPREKTSVAEAFERIWSQALLAVNTAEEEASRAVQRVASVAGWSQDEVKRQAREFSDRLAGHRKDLEHNVEERVRTALTLLKLPRREELQAFGARLERLSERIQALEHRK; encoded by the coding sequence ATGGACAACAACACCGAGGCCCCCCGAGAGAAGACCTCCGTGGCGGAGGCATTCGAGCGGATCTGGAGCCAGGCGCTCCTCGCGGTGAACACGGCGGAAGAGGAGGCTTCCCGCGCGGTGCAGCGCGTGGCCTCCGTGGCGGGTTGGAGCCAGGACGAGGTGAAGCGCCAGGCCCGTGAGTTCTCCGACCGCCTGGCGGGGCACCGCAAGGACCTGGAGCACAACGTGGAGGAGCGGGTCCGTACGGCCCTGACCCTCCTGAAGCTGCCGCGCCGCGAGGAGTTGCAGGCGTTCGGCGCCCGCCTGGAGCGTCTGTCCGAACGCATCCAGGCCCTGGAGCACCGCAAGTGA
- the tgl gene encoding social motility TPR repeat lipoprotein Tgl yields MFRIASSSFLALVLASAGCAHVPTEKERRSSEIYYDLGVQAQQQGHVQDALAEYQKALAQNPDNPEAHNAVGILLHLSFRRLDEASSHYEQALKLRPTFSDARNNLGNLRLDQGRYDDAIKLYEEALNDMQYRFGFSAQGNLGWALYKKGDTSNALQNIKAAITTNPDFCMGYRNLGIIYDETGKTEESCRQFGNFREKCPDVAEAYHREGVCQAKLGQVESAKKAFAGCEAKAQPSEQVLKDDCRSLLEHL; encoded by the coding sequence ATGTTCCGCATCGCTTCCTCCAGCTTCCTCGCGCTCGTGCTCGCTTCCGCGGGCTGCGCGCACGTCCCCACGGAGAAAGAGCGCCGGAGTTCGGAGATCTATTACGACCTGGGCGTGCAGGCGCAGCAGCAGGGCCACGTGCAGGACGCGCTCGCGGAGTACCAGAAGGCGCTGGCGCAGAACCCGGACAACCCAGAGGCCCACAACGCGGTGGGCATCCTCCTGCACCTGTCCTTCCGGCGGCTCGATGAGGCGTCCTCCCACTACGAGCAGGCCCTGAAGCTGCGGCCGACCTTCTCCGACGCGCGCAACAACCTGGGCAACCTGCGCCTGGATCAGGGCCGCTACGACGACGCCATCAAGCTGTACGAGGAGGCGCTCAACGACATGCAGTACCGCTTCGGCTTCTCCGCGCAGGGCAACCTGGGCTGGGCGCTGTACAAGAAGGGCGATACGTCGAACGCCCTGCAGAACATCAAGGCGGCCATCACCACCAATCCGGACTTCTGCATGGGCTACCGGAACCTGGGCATCATCTACGACGAGACGGGCAAGACGGAGGAGTCCTGCCGGCAGTTCGGGAACTTCCGTGAGAAGTGCCCGGACGTCGCGGAGGCCTACCACCGCGAGGGTGTGTGCCAGGCGAAGCTCGGGCAGGTGGAGTCGGCGAAGAAGGCGTTCGCGGGCTGCGAGGCGAAGGCCCAGCCCTCCGAGCAGGTGCTGAAGGACGATTGCCGCTCACTGCTGGAACACCTCTAA
- a CDS encoding helix-turn-helix domain-containing protein: MDHVDFGKYLSQQRELRGMSREDVSRETKIPPSLVAALEAGQVERLPERVFVLNYIRAYAQVIGLSPEEAALRYEEVDRAVPAPSPVQLEKERRKRAYVVLAVLLAVLLLGAVLFLMVSGKLPSPVAR, translated from the coding sequence GTGGATCACGTCGACTTTGGCAAATACCTCAGCCAGCAGCGCGAGCTGCGCGGCATGTCTCGCGAGGACGTCTCCCGGGAGACGAAGATTCCCCCCAGCCTCGTCGCCGCGCTGGAGGCGGGACAGGTGGAGCGGCTGCCCGAGCGCGTGTTCGTGCTGAACTACATCCGCGCGTACGCGCAGGTCATCGGCCTGTCGCCCGAGGAAGCGGCGCTGCGCTACGAGGAGGTGGACCGGGCGGTGCCCGCGCCGTCGCCCGTGCAGCTGGAGAAGGAGCGGCGCAAGCGGGCGTACGTCGTCCTGGCGGTGCTGCTGGCGGTGCTGCTCCTGGGCGCGGTCCTGTTCCTGATGGTGTCCGGGAAGCTTCCGTCTCCCGTGGCGCGTTGA
- the recO gene encoding DNA repair protein RecO, with product MERYADDAFVLSTVDYGESDRLVTLLTREHGKLTAFAAGARKSKRRFAGALEPFMRLRVQLVETRGSTVRLDSADIVAGFYAAREDLSLIARALYAVELCRELTRDHEPHPELFQLVEGYLHRLDAKEAGPTSLLAFELAALAQAGLMPRFDSCSLCGGQPGERPRFDQGHGGAVCEPCGGRARDSVAVPVALLSGLRSLQEGARTPLPADLRARARGLLNVFIAHHLGRKLKSVDFMAQVGLD from the coding sequence ATGGAGCGGTACGCCGACGATGCGTTCGTGCTGTCCACGGTCGACTACGGTGAGTCCGACCGGCTGGTGACGCTGCTGACGCGCGAGCACGGCAAGCTGACCGCGTTCGCGGCGGGGGCACGCAAGAGCAAGCGGCGGTTCGCGGGCGCCCTGGAGCCGTTCATGCGTCTGCGCGTGCAACTGGTGGAGACGCGCGGCAGCACGGTGCGGTTGGACTCGGCGGACATCGTCGCGGGCTTCTACGCGGCGCGCGAGGACCTGTCCCTCATCGCCCGGGCGCTGTACGCGGTGGAGCTGTGCCGCGAGCTCACGCGCGACCATGAGCCGCATCCGGAGCTGTTCCAACTGGTGGAGGGCTATCTGCACCGCCTGGACGCGAAGGAGGCCGGCCCCACGTCGCTGCTCGCGTTCGAATTGGCGGCGCTGGCGCAGGCAGGGCTGATGCCTCGCTTCGACTCCTGCTCGCTGTGTGGTGGACAGCCCGGTGAGCGTCCGCGGTTCGACCAGGGCCACGGCGGTGCCGTGTGCGAGCCCTGCGGCGGACGCGCGCGCGATTCGGTGGCGGTACCGGTGGCGCTCCTGTCCGGCCTGCGCTCGCTCCAGGAAGGCGCGCGCACGCCGCTGCCCGCGGACCTCCGGGCCCGTGCACGCGGGCTGCTCAACGTCTTCATCGCGCACCACCTGGGCCGCAAGCTCAAGAGCGTGGACTTCATGGCCCAGGTGGGCCTGGACTGA